One window of Dyadobacter sandarakinus genomic DNA carries:
- a CDS encoding helicase HerA-like domain-containing protein gives MSQKEDFVAAIQKSYNTAQPVIHLGSAILHGEIIGEARVNLPLRMMNRHGLVAGATGSGKTRTLQVFAEQLSAAGVPVFMSDIKGDLSGIAQPGKASAMLEERSRVLGTVFEPRGYPVELYSLSGEKGAQMRATVLEFGPILLSKIFELNETQAGVLAILFKYADDKDLPMVDLNDLKKVLNYLSDGPGAAEIKADYGTISSATAGTILRKIVALEQQGVSTIFGERSFDIDDLINKVDGQGVISLLNVSDVQDKPALFSTFMLSLLAEIYQKLPEAGDLDKPKLVFFLDEAHLLFKDAPRAFLDQIEQVVRLIRSKGVGIFFCTQMAQDIPVSVLSQLGNRVQHVLRAFTPQDADALKQTVKTYPKSNFYTIDQVLTTLGIGQALITVLNEKGIPTEVAATHLLPPTSVMGPMTQADYDKHVTSSDLYLKYKDPVDPESAYEILTRRMEDHAKTAAAQQEEKATSKPAGRVREEKSVISEALNSPLAKQIGREVVRGVFGMLFGKSTGSTRKKSGGLFGF, from the coding sequence GTGTCACAAAAAGAAGATTTTGTCGCCGCTATTCAGAAGTCGTACAACACTGCGCAACCTGTGATACACCTCGGCTCCGCCATACTCCATGGTGAGATCATCGGGGAAGCACGGGTGAACCTGCCGCTTCGCATGATGAACCGCCACGGACTGGTAGCAGGTGCCACAGGGTCGGGAAAAACGCGGACTTTGCAGGTATTTGCCGAGCAGCTTTCGGCGGCAGGTGTTCCGGTTTTTATGTCGGACATCAAAGGTGACCTGTCGGGCATTGCACAGCCCGGTAAGGCCAGCGCCATGCTCGAAGAACGCTCCCGGGTACTCGGAACCGTGTTCGAGCCACGCGGATACCCGGTGGAACTTTACTCGCTGAGTGGCGAAAAAGGCGCCCAGATGCGCGCCACCGTGCTCGAATTCGGGCCGATTCTGCTTTCAAAGATCTTTGAGCTGAACGAAACCCAGGCTGGTGTACTCGCGATCCTGTTTAAGTATGCAGATGATAAGGATTTGCCCATGGTCGACCTGAATGATCTGAAAAAAGTGCTCAACTACCTGTCCGACGGACCAGGCGCAGCGGAGATCAAGGCGGACTACGGAACAATTTCGTCCGCAACCGCGGGTACTATCCTCCGCAAGATCGTCGCCCTGGAACAGCAGGGCGTGTCCACGATTTTCGGGGAAAGGTCTTTTGACATTGACGACCTGATTAATAAAGTAGACGGACAAGGTGTGATCAGCCTGCTCAATGTATCCGACGTGCAGGACAAGCCTGCATTGTTTTCCACATTCATGCTCAGCCTGCTGGCCGAAATTTACCAGAAACTTCCCGAAGCCGGCGATCTCGACAAGCCAAAACTGGTCTTCTTCCTGGACGAAGCTCATTTGCTTTTCAAAGATGCTCCCCGCGCTTTTCTGGACCAGATTGAGCAGGTTGTGCGGCTGATCCGCTCGAAGGGCGTGGGTATCTTTTTCTGTACCCAAATGGCACAGGACATCCCGGTTTCGGTGCTGTCGCAGCTTGGCAACCGGGTACAGCATGTGCTCCGGGCATTTACGCCCCAGGACGCGGATGCGCTCAAACAAACAGTTAAAACATACCCGAAATCCAATTTTTATACGATTGATCAGGTACTTACCACGCTGGGGATCGGGCAGGCACTGATTACCGTCCTGAATGAAAAAGGGATCCCCACCGAGGTTGCTGCCACCCATTTGCTTCCGCCAACCTCCGTGATGGGCCCCATGACCCAGGCGGACTATGATAAGCATGTCACCAGCTCAGACCTTTACCTGAAATACAAAGATCCCGTTGACCCGGAAAGTGCATACGAAATACTGACGCGCCGCATGGAAGACCATGCAAAAACTGCTGCGGCCCAGCAAGAGGAAAAGGCTACCTCCAAACCGGCAGGAAGGGTCAGGGAAGAAAAAAGCGTGATTTCAGAAGCACTAAATTCACCCCTCGCCAAGCAGATCGGGCGGGAGGTGGTACGGGGTGTTTTCGGGATGCTTTTTGGTAAAAGTACCGGCAGCACGCGCAAAAAGAGTGGTGGACTATTTGGTTTCTGA
- a CDS encoding Gfo/Idh/MocA family protein, protein MKWFFLLTFGIWSFAAAAQAPVRVAVAGLSHGHVGWIFNRKEKKDIQLVGIYETNPELVAEFAGKYKLDRKLFYNDLAKMLEETKPEAVSAFGAISDHVAVVRACAPRKVHVMVEKPLATTLADAKEIAQLASKHQIQVLTNYETSWYASNQHVRQLVEEGKLGEIRKVMVNDGHQGPKEIGVSKEFFAILTDPEKNGAGALTDFGCYGANLMTWLLNGQRPTSVTAVAHQNKPDIYKNVDDEASIILQYPKAQCIIQASWNWSFARKDMEVYGNKGYAIAVNPTTIRQRLSEKSPEETLKISPRPDPFTDPFSVLADVVQGRLQLEKNDLYGLPVNVTVVEILEAARKSASEGKTVYLQ, encoded by the coding sequence ATGAAGTGGTTCTTCCTGTTGACTTTTGGGATTTGGAGCTTTGCAGCAGCTGCCCAAGCTCCTGTACGTGTTGCAGTAGCCGGCCTGAGCCACGGACATGTGGGCTGGATTTTTAACCGGAAAGAAAAAAAAGATATTCAGCTGGTAGGTATCTATGAAACCAACCCGGAGCTCGTCGCCGAATTTGCAGGAAAATACAAGCTCGATCGTAAGCTCTTTTACAATGACCTGGCCAAAATGCTGGAAGAAACAAAGCCTGAGGCAGTTTCCGCGTTCGGGGCGATCAGCGACCATGTGGCGGTAGTACGCGCATGTGCTCCCCGGAAAGTACATGTGATGGTGGAAAAGCCGCTTGCAACCACATTGGCTGACGCCAAAGAAATTGCACAGCTGGCCTCAAAACATCAAATTCAGGTGCTGACAAATTATGAAACATCCTGGTATGCAAGTAACCAGCACGTCAGGCAGCTTGTGGAAGAAGGAAAGTTGGGGGAAATCAGGAAGGTAATGGTCAATGATGGCCATCAGGGCCCCAAGGAAATCGGGGTCAGCAAGGAGTTTTTTGCCATTTTAACCGACCCTGAAAAGAATGGTGCCGGTGCACTCACCGACTTCGGATGTTACGGGGCCAACCTCATGACCTGGCTTTTGAACGGTCAGCGGCCCACCTCTGTTACCGCCGTAGCGCACCAAAACAAGCCGGATATATACAAGAACGTAGACGACGAAGCCTCCATCATTCTCCAATACCCCAAAGCGCAATGCATTATTCAGGCTTCCTGGAACTGGTCTTTTGCCCGCAAGGATATGGAAGTTTACGGCAATAAAGGTTACGCCATTGCCGTAAATCCCACCACAATCCGCCAGCGGCTGTCGGAAAAATCGCCCGAAGAAACATTGAAGATCTCCCCGAGGCCCGATCCGTTTACCGACCCTTTTTCAGTACTGGCGGATGTTGTGCAGGGTAGGTTGCAGCTCGAAAAGAATGATCTGTACGGTTTGCCGGTCAATGTGACAGTAGTCGAAATTCTCGAAGCAGCGAGAAAATCGGCCAGCGAAGGCAAGACCGTTTATCTTCAGTAA
- a CDS encoding neutral/alkaline non-lysosomal ceramidase N-terminal domain-containing protein gives MKFFRILLSALGVLLLLLVLAIGSMVTTMDRTPYKEMPYYRQWKQLIAGVKADTSNMSGSLRVGWAKVNITPPAPTPTAGYGKRKGKEYTSVHDSVYVRAMVIDNGTTQAAIVAADLLIIPPTVISRLKPRLTKDNIPFDQVYFGATHSHNSVGAWGTGISALFFSGKYDDATVKRLSDAIFNAVTAAQKNLEPATLTYMESVDSVDIKNRLVGNEGGIDPEIRSAAFETISGKKAILSSYAAHSTIINSGNIVLSRDYPGVLVDSLEKGRYNFAMYMAGAVGSMAPIEKGTDDFDEMKNQAYGVQRALLSEKAVKEPARGAVLETITLPLPLRNPSPRLTMDLVLRPWAFKKAFGEYPVFVKALRVGNIIMVGMPCDFSGELVAGLDAYAKTKGMNLMVTSFNGGYIGYITHDKYFEKDSYETKTMNWYGPYNGAYLQEVIIDIIDKLS, from the coding sequence ATGAAATTTTTCAGAATCCTGTTATCAGCACTCGGCGTGTTGCTGCTGCTGCTGGTACTGGCGATAGGTTCCATGGTAACGACTATGGACCGCACGCCGTACAAGGAAATGCCTTATTACAGGCAATGGAAGCAGCTTATTGCGGGTGTAAAGGCCGATACTTCCAATATGTCCGGCAGCCTCAGAGTAGGGTGGGCCAAGGTTAACATTACTCCGCCGGCTCCCACCCCCACGGCCGGTTACGGCAAGCGGAAAGGCAAGGAATATACTTCCGTGCACGACTCGGTGTATGTGCGCGCCATGGTGATCGACAATGGAACAACGCAGGCAGCGATCGTTGCGGCCGATCTGCTGATCATACCGCCTACCGTCATCAGCCGCCTCAAACCACGACTTACCAAAGATAATATCCCATTTGACCAGGTGTATTTCGGTGCTACCCACAGCCACAACAGCGTGGGTGCATGGGGTACCGGTATTTCAGCCTTGTTCTTTTCGGGTAAATATGATGACGCTACGGTAAAAAGATTATCGGATGCCATCTTCAATGCCGTCACCGCGGCACAGAAAAACCTGGAACCTGCCACCCTCACCTACATGGAATCGGTGGATTCGGTGGACATCAAAAACAGGCTGGTAGGAAATGAAGGCGGTATTGACCCCGAAATACGTTCGGCTGCTTTTGAAACCATAAGCGGCAAAAAAGCCATTTTAAGTTCGTACGCAGCCCATTCTACCATTATCAATTCGGGCAATATCGTGCTCTCCCGCGATTATCCCGGCGTGCTGGTGGATTCACTCGAAAAAGGCAGGTACAACTTCGCCATGTACATGGCCGGAGCAGTAGGCAGCATGGCCCCGATCGAAAAGGGTACCGACGATTTTGACGAAATGAAAAACCAGGCCTACGGCGTCCAGCGGGCATTGCTTTCGGAAAAGGCAGTGAAGGAGCCGGCGAGGGGAGCTGTCCTGGAAACGATCACGTTGCCGCTGCCTCTGCGCAATCCTTCTCCGCGGCTTACCATGGACCTGGTCCTCAGGCCCTGGGCATTCAAAAAAGCTTTCGGCGAATATCCCGTGTTTGTCAAGGCATTACGGGTAGGCAATATCATTATGGTAGGCATGCCCTGCGATTTTTCGGGAGAGCTCGTGGCCGGACTGGATGCCTATGCCAAAACCAAGGGCATGAATCTGATGGTAACCAGCTTTAATGGAGGGTATATCGGGTATATTACCCATGATAAATACTTTGAAAAAGACTCCTACGAAACAAAAACCATGAACTGGTACGGTCCTTACAATGGTGCTTACTTGCAGGAGGTCATTATTGATATCATTGATAAATTATCCTGA
- a CDS encoding YceI family protein translates to MAVTKWIVDPIHSDVQFKIKHLVISTITGSFNNFEGGATSDMNDFENAEIHFSLDVNSIDTNQETRDEHLRSADFFDAEQYPHITFQSNYFHKVKGDNYKLSGLLTLKGITKPIELDAEYGGSERDGDGKLRIGFEVEGRISRQEFGLNYMQLTDAGGLVIGEDVKLIANIQLVRQS, encoded by the coding sequence ATGGCAGTTACAAAATGGATTGTAGACCCTATTCACTCTGATGTTCAGTTCAAGATCAAGCACCTGGTAATTTCCACGATCACAGGTTCTTTCAACAATTTCGAGGGAGGTGCTACCTCCGATATGAACGATTTTGAAAACGCAGAGATTCATTTTTCTCTGGATGTAAACAGTATTGACACCAATCAGGAAACCCGGGATGAACACCTTCGCTCAGCCGACTTTTTCGATGCCGAGCAGTACCCGCATATCACGTTCCAATCGAATTATTTTCATAAAGTCAAAGGCGATAATTACAAGCTTTCGGGCTTGCTTACACTGAAAGGCATTACCAAGCCCATTGAGCTCGATGCCGAGTATGGCGGCAGTGAGCGCGATGGTGACGGTAAGCTGCGCATCGGCTTTGAAGTTGAGGGGCGCATCAGCCGGCAGGAGTTCGGCCTCAACTACATGCAGCTGACTGACGCCGGCGGACTCGTCATCGGTGAGGATGTTAAGCTCATTGCCAACATCCAGCTCGTGCGCCAAAGCTGA
- a CDS encoding transglutaminase domain-containing protein — protein sequence MKMKGRSIFTYDVYAPTTVTTMLRPRRQDGQSIIQEGFNVEPSVSFSEYTDLYGNPCQRMILPVGKVTITTEVQAQVNPTKPIPDPKPGYMLVGDLPDSVMHYILPSRYCQSDLHEINMLAMNIAGNLTPGYDQVEAIRTWIHQNIKYQYGVTNASTTALDVARNRIGVCRDFTHLAISLCRNLCIPTRMTVGYLDRLKVMDLHAWFEVYIGGDWYTFDAVQEKTDGYRIEIAHGRDAADVAMVTQYGNATLQSLHVEAELMEAEGN from the coding sequence ATGAAAATGAAGGGAAGAAGCATATTTACGTATGACGTGTATGCGCCCACCACAGTAACGACCATGCTCCGGCCCCGCCGGCAGGACGGACAGTCTATCATACAGGAAGGATTTAATGTAGAGCCTTCTGTATCATTTTCGGAATACACGGATTTATACGGAAATCCCTGCCAGCGGATGATCCTGCCGGTGGGTAAGGTGACGATCACGACGGAAGTACAGGCACAGGTAAACCCTACCAAACCGATTCCGGACCCCAAGCCGGGCTATATGCTCGTAGGCGACCTGCCCGACAGTGTGATGCATTATATTCTGCCGAGCCGGTATTGCCAGTCGGATTTACATGAAATTAACATGCTCGCAATGAATATTGCAGGTAATCTGACGCCGGGCTACGATCAGGTGGAGGCGATTCGCACATGGATTCATCAGAATATCAAGTACCAGTACGGTGTGACCAATGCCAGCACTACTGCACTGGACGTAGCGCGCAACCGCATTGGCGTGTGCCGTGACTTCACGCATCTGGCCATCTCATTGTGCCGTAATCTTTGCATTCCTACGCGCATGACTGTGGGCTATCTGGATCGGCTTAAAGTGATGGATCTGCATGCCTGGTTTGAGGTATACATTGGCGGAGACTGGTACACCTTTGACGCCGTACAGGAAAAAACCGACGGCTACCGCATCGAAATCGCCCACGGACGCGATGCTGCCGATGTGGCAATGGTTACCCAATATGGCAATGCAACACTGCAATCATTGCATGTGGAGGCGGAGTTGATGGAGGCGGAGGGGAATTAG
- the kbl gene encoding glycine C-acetyltransferase: MYPIKTDLQSELDEIRSAGLYKKERVITTPQSASIETDGREVLNFCANNYLGLSSHPDVIKAGIEAIQTHGFGMSSVRFICGTQDIHKELERKTAEFLGMEDCILYAAAFDANAGVFEPLLNEQDAIISDELNHASLIDGIRLCKAKRFRYKHNDMADLEARLQEARGSRRILIVTDGVFSMDGTIARLDKICDLAEANSAMVMIDECHATGFLGKTGRGTHEFRNVMGRIDIITGTYGKALGGASGGFTAAKKEIVEILRQRSRPYLFSNTLAPSIVGASIKVLDLLSQSTALRDKLETNTAYFRKAMQEAGFDILPGEHPIVPIMLYDAKLAQEFAARLLDEGIYVIGFFYPVVPKDKARIRVQISAAHEQEHLEKAVAAFTKAGKELGVV; encoded by the coding sequence ATGTACCCCATCAAAACCGACCTTCAATCCGAGCTGGACGAGATCCGCTCGGCAGGGTTATATAAAAAAGAGCGCGTAATCACCACCCCGCAGTCCGCCAGTATTGAGACAGACGGGAGGGAAGTGCTCAATTTTTGTGCAAACAATTATCTGGGTTTGTCATCACATCCCGACGTGATCAAGGCAGGCATTGAAGCCATCCAAACGCATGGCTTCGGCATGTCGTCGGTGCGGTTTATTTGCGGAACCCAGGATATTCACAAGGAGCTGGAACGAAAAACAGCTGAGTTCCTGGGGATGGAAGATTGTATTTTGTACGCGGCAGCATTTGACGCCAATGCTGGAGTGTTTGAACCTTTACTCAATGAGCAGGATGCCATCATTTCCGATGAGCTCAACCACGCTTCGCTGATCGACGGCATACGCCTGTGCAAGGCCAAACGCTTCCGGTACAAGCATAATGATATGGCAGATCTAGAAGCACGTTTGCAGGAAGCCCGTGGCAGCCGCCGCATCCTGATTGTCACCGACGGCGTGTTCTCTATGGATGGTACCATTGCAAGGCTCGACAAAATTTGTGATCTGGCAGAGGCCAACTCTGCCATGGTGATGATTGACGAGTGCCACGCAACCGGATTTCTGGGCAAGACGGGCCGGGGTACGCATGAGTTCAGGAATGTGATGGGGCGGATCGATATCATTACAGGAACCTACGGCAAGGCGCTGGGGGGCGCATCTGGTGGTTTTACGGCCGCCAAAAAAGAAATCGTTGAAATACTCCGGCAGCGTTCGCGTCCCTACCTTTTTTCAAATACCCTCGCGCCTTCCATCGTGGGTGCATCCATTAAGGTACTGGACCTGCTCTCCCAATCCACAGCCCTGCGCGACAAGCTGGAAACCAATACGGCTTATTTTCGCAAAGCCATGCAGGAAGCGGGCTTCGACATCTTGCCCGGTGAACATCCTATTGTACCGATCATGCTGTACGATGCGAAGCTCGCCCAGGAATTTGCCGCGCGGCTTCTGGATGAAGGCATTTATGTGATCGGCTTCTTTTATCCCGTCGTTCCCAAAGACAAAGCCCGCATCAGAGTCCAGATTTCAGCCGCCCACGAGCAGGAACATCTGGAAAAAGCAGTAGCAGCATTCACAAAAGCAGGGAAGGAGCTGGGGGTGGTGTAG
- a CDS encoding NAD-dependent epimerase/dehydratase family protein → MKLKRECILVTGANGQIGSVLTGYLRGIYGDDQVIATDIREPETAAGRFEKLDVTDAASLAQIVSKNKVTQVYHLAAILSARGEQEPMKTWQVNMGTYFNVLEAARERGVEKVFYPSSIAVFGAHISNEPGQWAYLEPATVYGISKAAGENWSDYYFKRYGLDIRSLRYPGIIGHQSMPGGGTTDYAVDIYHKAVKGEAFECFLNPDTTLPMIYISDAMDATIRLMEAAREDITVRTSYNLAGMSFSPAEITASIQKFIPDFTITYNPDFRQKIADSWPSHIDDSIARKDWSWRPSYTLDKMTEEMIRELRKKDLSIKR, encoded by the coding sequence ATGAAGTTGAAACGCGAATGTATCCTGGTAACCGGTGCCAATGGTCAGATTGGTTCGGTGCTTACGGGCTATCTCAGAGGTATTTACGGCGACGATCAGGTGATTGCCACAGATATCAGAGAGCCGGAGACAGCAGCCGGGCGTTTTGAGAAGCTGGATGTGACAGATGCCGCTTCACTGGCGCAGATCGTTTCCAAAAACAAGGTCACGCAGGTATACCACCTTGCGGCCATTCTTTCTGCCAGAGGTGAGCAGGAACCGATGAAAACCTGGCAGGTGAACATGGGCACGTACTTTAATGTGCTGGAAGCAGCGCGGGAGCGCGGAGTGGAAAAAGTATTTTATCCCAGCTCGATCGCAGTGTTCGGAGCCCACATTTCAAATGAGCCGGGTCAGTGGGCATACCTCGAACCAGCCACCGTGTACGGCATCAGCAAGGCAGCCGGCGAAAACTGGTCTGACTACTACTTCAAACGATACGGCCTGGACATCCGCTCGCTGCGATACCCTGGCATCATCGGGCACCAGTCTATGCCCGGCGGCGGAACTACTGACTATGCCGTCGATATCTACCATAAAGCTGTAAAAGGGGAGGCATTTGAATGTTTTTTGAATCCAGATACAACCCTGCCGATGATCTATATCAGCGACGCCATGGACGCTACCATAAGACTGATGGAGGCTGCCAGGGAGGATATTACTGTGCGTACCAGCTACAACCTGGCCGGAATGAGCTTCTCGCCTGCGGAAATTACTGCCAGCATCCAAAAGTTTATTCCCGACTTCACCATCACATACAACCCCGACTTCCGGCAAAAAATCGCTGACTCCTGGCCCAGCCACATCGACGATTCCATAGCCAGAAAAGACTGGTCCTGGCGTCCTTCCTATACCCTCGACAAAATGACAGAGGAAATGATCAGGGAACTCAGGAAAAAGGATCTCAGCATAAAGCGCTAG
- a CDS encoding Lrp/AsnC family transcriptional regulator, producing MEQLDKIDTRILRILQKDAKKTTKEIATMLNLTVSPVYERIRRLESLGYIKQYVAILDKKLINRQVTTICQVSMRYHNEEFIEKFEQEIQKLEEVQECYHMAGQVDFLLKIHVASLDDYHDFVKYKLSKIDNIGVLNSTFVLKEIKHTSEFYI from the coding sequence ATGGAACAATTGGACAAAATCGATACCAGAATACTCCGCATTTTGCAAAAAGATGCAAAAAAAACTACCAAAGAGATTGCCACAATGCTCAACCTGACCGTGTCGCCGGTTTATGAGCGCATCCGCCGGCTGGAAAGCCTGGGTTACATTAAGCAGTACGTGGCTATTCTGGATAAAAAACTCATCAACAGGCAGGTCACTACCATTTGCCAGGTATCCATGCGGTACCACAATGAGGAATTCATCGAGAAATTCGAGCAGGAAATTCAGAAGCTGGAAGAAGTGCAGGAATGCTATCACATGGCCGGTCAGGTAGATTTTCTACTTAAAATCCACGTAGCCAGCCTCGACGACTATCACGATTTTGTCAAGTACAAACTATCCAAAATCGATAATATCGGCGTGCTCAACAGTACTTTCGTTTTGAAAGAAATCAAACACACCTCCGAGTTTTACATCTAA
- a CDS encoding DUF4249 domain-containing protein, which translates to MKYWLLKISFFALILALDSCIEPFSPPEVNSDQGYLVVDGFLNVGNDSSKITLRRTQNVNVNTFPAVVAGAAIVAESETGESYNFTETGSGEYILPPYPFNRSTRYRLRVSLGADLEYLSEFVDVTQTPAIDSVTYKYDPNQDAMVFYVNTHDAQNKTQFYRWKFEETWEYFTAYASNLEVVDSQVVTRRQQISRCWRTMPSGGISLGSTVKLSADIIRDLPLIKVPVSTNKLYSRYSILVKQYALSRPEFEYWTSLSKSTQITGGLFDPQPGQVTGNFQNTSDPQDLVFGYFRAGTEDQKRLTVSPGLGNFPRCALPDTLPVLCTPATDVECAAKTAKLLLNYYGPRSDFVLATTPDCADCRLQGGTTNKPSYWDR; encoded by the coding sequence ATGAAATACTGGTTGTTGAAAATCAGCTTTTTTGCGCTGATACTTGCGCTTGACAGCTGCATTGAGCCCTTCTCGCCACCCGAAGTAAATTCCGACCAGGGCTACCTGGTGGTGGACGGTTTTCTCAATGTAGGTAATGACAGCAGCAAGATCACATTGAGGAGGACGCAAAATGTGAATGTAAATACATTCCCTGCCGTGGTGGCTGGAGCAGCGATTGTGGCCGAAAGCGAAACCGGCGAGTCGTACAACTTTACAGAAACCGGCAGCGGCGAGTACATCCTGCCGCCGTACCCTTTTAACCGCTCCACGAGGTACCGGCTCCGTGTCAGCCTGGGCGCAGACCTGGAATACTTGTCGGAGTTTGTAGACGTGACCCAAACGCCTGCGATTGACAGTGTTACCTACAAGTACGATCCCAATCAGGATGCAATGGTCTTTTATGTCAACACGCACGACGCACAAAACAAAACACAGTTTTACCGCTGGAAATTTGAAGAAACGTGGGAGTACTTTACCGCCTATGCCTCCAACCTGGAAGTTGTAGACAGTCAGGTAGTGACCCGCCGGCAGCAGATCAGCCGGTGCTGGCGTACCATGCCTTCAGGAGGGATATCGCTGGGAAGTACTGTAAAGCTGAGTGCCGACATCATCCGGGACCTGCCACTGATTAAGGTGCCTGTTTCCACCAACAAGCTGTATTCCCGTTATAGTATTCTGGTAAAACAGTATGCACTCTCGCGGCCGGAGTTTGAGTATTGGACAAGCCTCTCTAAATCGACACAGATCACCGGCGGGCTTTTTGATCCGCAGCCCGGTCAGGTCACAGGAAACTTTCAGAATACGTCGGATCCTCAGGACCTGGTTTTCGGCTATTTCCGGGCGGGTACCGAAGATCAGAAGCGACTTACGGTTTCCCCAGGACTGGGCAATTTTCCCAGATGTGCGCTGCCTGACACATTACCTGTTTTATGCACACCTGCAACGGATGTGGAATGTGCAGCTAAAACGGCCAAATTATTACTGAATTACTACGGACCGCGCTCGGACTTTGTACTTGCAACCACGCCGGACTGCGCCGACTGCCGCCTGCAGGGCGGTACCACCAACAAGCCTTCGTACTGGGACAGATAG